Proteins from a single region of Chryseobacterium sp. T16E-39:
- a CDS encoding glycosyltransferase family 4 protein, translating into MKNFELFLSEMDISIFYVKIGFGFLFSFLITFFSIPTIIKISRRKNLMDEPGIRSSHLRKIPNLGGIAIFYSIGICTSIFAYELFDLYKFLFASLLILLYVGVMDDIVVMRAYKKLVAQIVVSGLIVTGSDIRIRSLFGIFGIYELEYVVSVIFSIVTFIVLINAFNLIDGIDGLAGGYSVICSALFGVSYYRLGEYNYPLVVLSVVIIGAVLAFLYYNLSNYRTNKIFMGDTGSMLLGFLLAFTSICFIDIFIDKKLPEVPRYHLQSAPAIAVAILILPIVDTLNVIIVRLWNKKSPFDADKNHIHHKLLRLDLTHRRSGFYIIVYYLFIVTVAYFLRHINVNLLLLVIVILGFAGAYIPDFIYSVRNNRK; encoded by the coding sequence ATGAAGAATTTTGAATTGTTCTTAAGCGAGATGGATATTTCTATTTTTTATGTAAAAATAGGATTCGGGTTCTTGTTTTCTTTTTTAATCACATTTTTCTCCATTCCAACAATTATTAAGATCTCCAGAAGAAAGAATCTGATGGATGAACCTGGAATAAGGAGCTCCCACCTTAGAAAAATTCCTAATCTTGGCGGAATTGCTATTTTCTATTCCATAGGTATTTGTACCTCTATTTTTGCTTATGAGCTCTTTGATCTCTATAAATTTCTATTTGCCTCGTTACTTATTCTTCTCTACGTTGGGGTAATGGATGACATCGTAGTAATGCGGGCCTATAAGAAACTTGTTGCGCAAATTGTGGTTTCGGGGCTTATTGTTACGGGATCGGATATCAGAATAAGAAGCTTGTTTGGGATTTTTGGCATTTACGAGCTGGAGTATGTGGTCAGTGTGATATTTAGCATAGTAACCTTTATTGTTCTGATAAATGCTTTCAATTTAATCGATGGAATTGATGGGTTGGCTGGTGGATATTCCGTGATATGCAGTGCCCTGTTTGGGGTAAGTTATTATAGATTAGGAGAATATAACTATCCCTTAGTGGTATTATCCGTTGTGATAATTGGTGCTGTGCTGGCATTTTTATATTATAATCTCTCGAACTACAGGACCAACAAAATATTTATGGGAGATACAGGGTCTATGTTGCTCGGATTTTTACTCGCATTTACAAGTATCTGTTTTATTGATATATTTATCGATAAGAAACTTCCGGAGGTACCAAGATATCATTTACAGTCAGCACCAGCGATAGCGGTTGCTATTTTGATTTTACCCATTGTAGATACATTGAATGTGATTATTGTAAGACTCTGGAATAAAAAATCTCCATTTGATGCAGACAAAAATCACATACACCATAAGCTTTTAAGACTTGATCTTACACATAGGAGGTCTGGGTTTTACATAATTGTCTATTATTTATTCATAGTAACCGTCGCTTATTTTTTAAGGCACATAAACGTAAATTTACTCTTACTGGTCATTGTTATATTAGGTTTTGCTGGCGCGTATATACCAGATTTTATTTATAGTGTGAGAAATAATAGAAAGTAA
- a CDS encoding formimidoylglutamase — MNFEDFIISPRNFKSESWQIGNQITKEIKEDSIVLLFVSDYRGANGDAEVQDFTSVRKEFYKLSQLDFEIPVVDLGDLVSGKSVQDSHYILQEVLSACHYKRAIPIIVGGSNDFAFSLFSGLNFHQKNINYTQISNVISLQQGEHINEHTFLSKILGAKNFSIKNYHHLGYQKHLNEMDSVKLIKEVEFDIIRLAEMMNSTEKTEPFFRKADLVTVNCDAIESFSEPFSMNPQVNGLNRREICAYMKEIGLSENLKSVGIFNYNIYSENQLNHQLLAQMIWYLIEGINIQKSHPKERHYEVFYVLIDDQQYAFKRDTFSNLWYFGDHENIENCIPCSRKDFDEAKKGWLNARLTKI, encoded by the coding sequence ATGAATTTTGAAGATTTTATTATTTCCCCGCGGAATTTCAAAAGTGAGAGTTGGCAGATCGGAAATCAAATTACTAAAGAAATAAAAGAAGACAGTATTGTCTTACTTTTTGTATCAGATTATAGAGGAGCAAATGGAGATGCAGAAGTACAGGATTTTACCTCTGTTAGGAAGGAGTTCTATAAACTGTCACAATTGGATTTTGAAATCCCGGTTGTAGATCTCGGTGATCTTGTTTCGGGTAAATCCGTTCAGGATTCTCATTATATTCTGCAGGAAGTTCTTTCTGCTTGCCACTATAAAAGAGCAATTCCAATCATTGTTGGAGGATCAAATGATTTTGCTTTTTCTTTATTTTCAGGATTAAATTTTCATCAGAAAAATATTAATTATACGCAGATTAGTAATGTGATTTCCCTTCAGCAGGGAGAACATATTAATGAACATACTTTTTTAAGTAAAATCTTAGGGGCTAAAAATTTCTCCATTAAAAATTATCACCATCTGGGATATCAGAAACATCTGAACGAGATGGATTCTGTAAAACTGATCAAAGAAGTTGAATTTGATATTATTCGTCTTGCCGAAATGATGAATTCTACAGAAAAAACGGAGCCCTTCTTTAGAAAAGCTGATTTGGTAACGGTGAACTGTGATGCAATTGAAAGTTTTAGCGAACCATTTTCAATGAACCCTCAGGTAAATGGGCTGAACAGAAGAGAAATTTGTGCATACATGAAGGAGATCGGACTTAGTGAAAATTTAAAATCCGTTGGTATATTTAATTATAATATATATTCTGAGAACCAGTTGAACCATCAGCTACTTGCACAGATGATCTGGTATTTGATCGAGGGGATTAATATTCAGAAATCACATCCGAAAGAAAGGCATTACGAAGTTTTTTATGTTCTGATAGATGATCAGCAGTACGCCTTTAAGAGAGATACATTTAGCAATTTATGGTATTTTGGAGACCATGAAAATATTGAAAACTGCATTCCATGTTCCAGAAAAGATTTCGATGAGGCGAAGAAAGGCTGGCTGAATGCACGGTTGACGAAAATTTAA
- a CDS encoding polysaccharide biosynthesis/export family protein produces the protein MIRNFKYLSLLILPFFITSCITKKDVRYMQPNENLVINEEGLVPYNIPVYRITKNDILNLNIVTTPKGDAAQFYSTLNTSGSTVAPGVNPATIGTIGRVGGGNGSSGSSGGGGNTNFYFNGLKVDSNGEINVFGIGYIKAEGRTIEDITKEIQDKVNENFQDGKSQVRLNTDGITYYILGDTESVAITGEKVAHKNTLTITEALAINGGLNKSVDRKTVVIHRKLPEGIKIAKIDLTREDVMNSPYYYVQNGDEIYLNTRGKSLNGLGKDPVQTITTGISLITTALSVYLILTRL, from the coding sequence ATGATAAGAAATTTTAAATATTTATCCCTTTTAATACTACCTTTTTTCATTACATCATGCATCACAAAAAAAGATGTGAGGTATATGCAGCCCAATGAAAATCTTGTGATTAATGAAGAAGGTCTTGTTCCCTACAATATCCCTGTTTATAGGATTACAAAAAATGATATACTAAATCTTAATATTGTAACAACGCCAAAAGGTGATGCAGCTCAGTTTTATTCGACATTAAATACTTCCGGGAGTACAGTAGCGCCAGGTGTTAACCCTGCTACTATAGGTACTATAGGGCGTGTTGGTGGTGGTAACGGTAGCAGCGGTAGCAGTGGTGGTGGAGGTAACACTAATTTCTATTTTAATGGGTTGAAAGTAGATTCCAACGGAGAAATTAATGTTTTTGGTATTGGGTATATTAAAGCCGAAGGACGTACTATTGAAGATATTACTAAGGAAATTCAAGATAAAGTAAATGAGAACTTCCAGGATGGAAAGTCACAGGTGAGATTAAATACGGATGGTATTACCTATTATATTCTCGGAGATACAGAGTCTGTAGCAATTACAGGTGAAAAAGTAGCTCATAAAAATACACTCACCATTACTGAGGCTCTGGCCATTAATGGTGGACTAAATAAAAGTGTTGACCGGAAAACAGTGGTTATTCATAGAAAGTTGCCGGAAGGAATTAAAATTGCAAAAATTGATCTGACCCGTGAAGATGTCATGAATTCGCCGTACTATTATGTGCAAAATGGTGATGAAATCTATCTCAACACAAGAGGGAAAAGCTTGAATGGATTAGGGAAAGACCCGGTACAAACTATAACGACTGGAATTTCTTTAATTACGACAGCGTTGTCAGTTTATTTAATCCTAACAAGACTTTAA
- a CDS encoding glycosyltransferase family 2 protein: MTNTVPSKVSIIVPVYNVENYLAKCLDSLVGQTLQDLEIIVVNDGSLDNSEQIIQNYVLRFPDKIKAYRKENGGLSDARNFGIDKADGDYIGFVDSDDYVGKTMFEEMLGLAEKHKAEMVICNIQKVDESGNITQKLTQIPNMPEKIDLEHHFSVFSDLSYFACNKLFKKELFKEIRFKKGVHFEDIQLIPQLLLKCRTLAQTQNFHYQYLERFDSISKTHTEKGLDILRAVNDVESAFEKSIYSDKKEELKNFQILEGVYTFLAYLAFVKDTEIFYKMSHQLDLFIKKRNIKIKDILYYSRFGKNYILYLPLKKKIFYLLFFAGQKKLIRKLM; the protein is encoded by the coding sequence ATGACAAACACTGTTCCTTCAAAAGTTTCTATCATAGTTCCTGTTTATAATGTTGAAAATTATTTGGCAAAATGTCTTGATTCCTTAGTTGGTCAGACCCTTCAGGATCTTGAAATTATTGTTGTGAATGATGGGAGCCTGGATAATTCGGAACAGATTATCCAAAACTATGTTCTTCGTTTTCCAGATAAAATTAAAGCCTATCGGAAAGAAAATGGCGGATTGAGTGATGCCCGGAATTTTGGAATTGACAAAGCGGATGGAGATTATATTGGATTTGTAGACAGTGATGATTATGTTGGGAAAACAATGTTTGAAGAAATGTTGGGTTTAGCCGAAAAACATAAGGCAGAAATGGTGATCTGCAATATCCAAAAAGTTGATGAGTCAGGTAATATTACTCAAAAGCTTACACAAATTCCGAATATGCCGGAGAAAATAGATCTGGAACATCATTTTTCTGTTTTTTCTGATCTGAGTTATTTTGCTTGCAATAAATTGTTCAAAAAAGAGCTTTTCAAGGAGATCAGGTTTAAAAAAGGAGTGCACTTTGAAGATATTCAGCTTATCCCACAATTATTATTGAAGTGCAGGACTCTCGCACAAACTCAAAATTTTCATTATCAGTATTTAGAACGCTTTGACTCTATCAGTAAAACACATACTGAAAAAGGTTTGGATATCTTAAGAGCGGTAAATGATGTAGAATCAGCCTTTGAAAAATCCATATATTCAGACAAAAAGGAAGAATTAAAGAACTTCCAGATTTTAGAAGGAGTATATACTTTTCTGGCTTATCTGGCTTTTGTTAAAGACACTGAAATTTTTTATAAAATGTCTCATCAGCTCGATCTTTTCATTAAAAAAAGAAATATTAAAATAAAAGATATATTGTACTATAGTCGTTTTGGTAAGAATTATATTTTATATTTGCCACTGAAAAAAAAGATATTTTATCTATTGTTTTTTGCCGGGCAAAAAAAATTGATAAGAAAATTAATGTAA
- a CDS encoding T9SS type A sorting domain-containing protein: protein MKNNVLKNLTAIFCLVSISVYSGNSPGSKKNDKRSLGKDSLIAGLQKSDQNISPRYVGTFPSNENKNKGVQSLTGSDWTKAPNSYIFDPAQDYGGLLIPVRKAYVMWADDKYIGNEGIPDGKLTADVLWEDIPGLITSDNDYSLEIVDSGQNAKIKVPINKSRKGNAVIAFRVNGEVFWSWHVWVTDDPSNGSTYKSYENLTRERNDGVVELIPSSDWKWMDRDLGAVSGTITGTDWNRNGGLLYQWGRKDPIPSLVYKGNDFYEVTGSIGRVRHRGAKNFTNAIKFDDLRKFVLLSNAEVKSNIRLSVKNPLSLIYVNKDDNSGPAYYNNNTNLMVNWFGKSSNFKDSQLSELNLWSDNSLGKVNTSYNTDSGAQPYRDKSSYDPCPNGWRIPSALVANLASPTYVDDIRVDFSPFGVRTNMGKNVFESNGYHIIKPTDANVPAFMKGIRLYSNIGFDLSSVGGYDMGVFPGTGQLGIDMQAGQYADQHHTSIWTATMARQFDSTPATVARGLFMIPDKAQPDVPDSNFPAIKGRFQYMPLATMNTSGANGCRCVKDPLYIVDSYDFPTEYLNTPIEYREGIDNPNSYQIVKAATASTIEIPVSKAFAVQSQILDNQDILNASNFSNLKANVLWATNNNLINTVSIANPTPGSLGELNNSKILVVINANQSGNAVITLHNGSISNPVYWSWHIWVTDTPIKTLAYTTEVPNGSATNYINYVDKADIAFQSEFMDRNLGAVDAFPLVANNLTPTSAELAKIRASTGLHYQWGRKDPIPTFQNADNRSSYNVFLGNVLASGSVSYTTLTAATYNNTSGSYIVPYNNYAASVNLLDTDKISEKISKILSYSVKNPLVYMVPSTFAPYNKSVPNYTNGTDWLSTEPNLAADRWGRGGEKSPFDPCPAGWRIPDVYGVAIVSGKDFGMVPWYKKDKNVATTYSIANDYLGVRVRNPSTTTTIGYIFNHPTYPIGNYPNPGSRGFRSVTGNQSAQGTYNVLNYQYPGVWTGALVSNYIGRPVNMLFDAASSANRMIAFHDNNDPYFGMSCRCVKMKYDADGNEEGVIPALQITSLPATKAAMAFDKNEIEKIVSTEKVSVFPNPVKDELHIKAPNNNEGYYYQIYNMSGQLVKSGKFENGRTNLSSLISGNYLIRINNSENVIKIIKE from the coding sequence ATGAAAAATAACGTACTTAAAAATCTTACGGCAATTTTTTGCCTTGTATCGATCAGTGTCTATTCGGGTAATAGTCCTGGTTCTAAAAAGAATGATAAGAGATCTTTGGGTAAAGACTCTTTAATTGCTGGTTTACAGAAATCAGATCAAAACATAAGCCCTCGTTATGTGGGCACTTTTCCATCAAATGAAAATAAGAATAAAGGGGTTCAAAGTCTTACCGGATCGGACTGGACAAAGGCTCCTAACAGCTATATTTTTGATCCTGCTCAGGATTATGGAGGACTGCTTATACCTGTTAGAAAAGCATATGTAATGTGGGCGGATGATAAATACATTGGAAATGAAGGTATTCCAGATGGAAAACTGACAGCTGATGTGCTATGGGAGGATATTCCGGGGTTAATCACTAGTGATAACGACTATTCTCTGGAAATAGTAGACTCAGGGCAGAACGCAAAAATTAAAGTTCCTATTAATAAATCAAGAAAAGGGAATGCTGTCATTGCATTTAGGGTCAATGGAGAGGTTTTCTGGTCATGGCATGTATGGGTTACAGATGATCCTTCTAATGGATCTACCTATAAAAGTTATGAAAATCTGACAAGAGAAAGAAATGATGGTGTTGTGGAATTAATCCCTAGCTCTGACTGGAAGTGGATGGATAGGGATTTAGGTGCAGTAAGTGGGACTATAACGGGAACAGACTGGAATAGAAATGGAGGGCTACTCTATCAGTGGGGAAGAAAAGATCCGATACCATCGCTTGTATACAAGGGGAACGATTTTTATGAGGTTACAGGCTCTATTGGAAGAGTAAGGCATCGTGGAGCAAAAAATTTCACGAATGCTATAAAATTCGATGATCTTAGGAAGTTTGTTTTGCTGTCAAATGCTGAAGTTAAGAGTAACATCAGACTTTCAGTTAAAAATCCGTTAAGCCTTATTTATGTAAATAAAGATGATAATTCAGGGCCTGCCTACTATAACAATAATACCAACTTAATGGTCAATTGGTTTGGGAAATCATCTAATTTTAAGGATAGTCAGCTTTCAGAGCTTAATTTATGGTCTGATAATTCATTAGGAAAAGTAAATACGAGTTATAATACTGATTCCGGAGCACAGCCATATCGGGATAAGTCGTCTTATGACCCTTGTCCTAATGGATGGAGAATTCCTTCTGCTTTAGTGGCTAATCTTGCTTCACCAACTTATGTGGATGACATTAGAGTTGATTTTTCTCCATTTGGAGTGAGAACCAATATGGGTAAAAATGTTTTTGAGTCCAATGGATACCATATTATAAAACCTACCGATGCGAATGTTCCCGCATTTATGAAAGGAATTAGGCTGTACTCCAACATAGGATTTGATTTATCCAGTGTGGGAGGATATGATATGGGAGTATTTCCGGGTACCGGACAGTTGGGAATTGACATGCAGGCGGGACAATATGCAGATCAGCATCACACAAGTATATGGACGGCTACTATGGCCAGACAGTTTGATAGTACACCGGCTACCGTGGCAAGGGGATTGTTTATGATTCCTGATAAAGCGCAGCCTGATGTTCCTGATTCAAATTTTCCGGCTATAAAAGGCAGATTTCAATACATGCCATTGGCTACGATGAATACCTCTGGAGCTAATGGATGCAGATGTGTAAAAGATCCGCTATATATTGTTGATAGCTACGATTTTCCTACTGAATATTTAAATACACCTATTGAATATCGGGAAGGGATAGATAATCCAAACAGCTATCAAATAGTAAAAGCAGCTACAGCATCTACGATTGAAATTCCGGTGAGCAAAGCTTTTGCAGTACAAAGTCAAATTCTGGATAACCAGGATATTCTGAATGCTTCAAATTTTAGCAATTTAAAAGCGAATGTGCTGTGGGCTACGAATAATAACTTAATCAATACGGTATCAATTGCTAATCCAACTCCTGGTTCATTAGGAGAATTAAATAACTCTAAAATTTTAGTGGTAATCAATGCAAATCAAAGTGGAAATGCGGTGATTACTTTACACAATGGCAGCATATCCAACCCTGTTTACTGGAGCTGGCATATTTGGGTTACGGATACACCTATTAAAACATTAGCCTATACAACCGAGGTGCCAAATGGAAGCGCAACCAATTACATCAATTATGTTGATAAAGCAGACATTGCCTTTCAATCAGAATTTATGGATAGGAACTTAGGCGCTGTGGATGCATTTCCTTTAGTAGCTAATAATCTGACTCCGACTTCTGCAGAATTGGCAAAAATACGCGCATCTACAGGGTTGCATTATCAGTGGGGAAGAAAGGATCCTATTCCAACATTCCAAAATGCGGATAACCGGAGTTCCTACAATGTGTTTCTAGGAAATGTACTGGCTAGTGGTTCTGTAAGTTATACTACACTTACTGCGGCAACTTATAATAATACTTCAGGAAGTTATATTGTTCCTTATAATAATTATGCTGCTAGTGTGAATCTATTGGATACAGATAAAATATCAGAAAAGATTTCAAAGATTTTATCCTATTCTGTGAAAAATCCCTTAGTGTACATGGTTCCAAGTACTTTTGCTCCCTATAATAAAAGTGTTCCGAACTATACTAACGGAACGGACTGGCTTTCAACTGAGCCCAATCTAGCGGCAGACCGATGGGGAAGAGGAGGAGAAAAATCTCCGTTCGATCCTTGTCCGGCTGGTTGGAGAATCCCTGATGTTTACGGGGTTGCAATAGTCTCTGGTAAGGATTTTGGAATGGTACCCTGGTATAAAAAAGATAAAAATGTAGCAACTACTTATAGTATTGCAAATGATTATTTAGGCGTAAGGGTAAGGAATCCCAGTACAACCACAACGATTGGATATATTTTTAATCATCCGACCTATCCGATAGGTAATTATCCCAATCCAGGGTCAAGGGGATTCAGGAGTGTTACGGGAAATCAGTCAGCTCAAGGGACTTATAATGTACTTAATTATCAGTATCCCGGAGTATGGACAGGAGCCTTAGTGTCCAATTATATTGGAAGACCCGTTAATATGTTATTTGACGCAGCATCCAGTGCGAACCGTATGATTGCATTTCATGATAACAATGATCCTTATTTTGGAATGAGCTGCCGTTGTGTAAAAATGAAGTATGACGCTGATGGAAATGAAGAGGGGGTGATTCCGGCACTTCAGATCACTTCTTTACCGGCAACAAAAGCAGCAATGGCGTTTGATAAAAATGAAATTGAGAAAATAGTAAGCACAGAAAAGGTTTCAGTATTTCCTAATCCTGTTAAAGATGAGCTTCATATCAAGGCCCCCAACAATAATGAAGGATATTATTATCAGATATATAATATGTCCGGACAACTTGTAAAATCAGGTAAATTTGAAAATGGACGTACTAATCTTTCGTCATTGATATCAGGAAATTATTTAATAAGAATTAATAATTCTGAAAATGTTATAAAGATTATTAAAGAATAA
- the topA gene encoding type I DNA topoisomerase, translating to MSKNLVIVESPAKAKTIQKYLGKDFEVKSSFGHIRDLPKKGMGIDLETFSPDYEVSADKKKLVTELKSAVKKAEIVWLASDEDREGEAIAWHLADELKLKPENRKRIVFHEITKNAILKAIDNPRDIDQNLVNAQQARRVLDRIVGFEMSPVLWKKVKPGLSAGRVQSVAVRLVVEREKEIRAFVPKASFKLDGIFLNSTEQEISAKLKKDFDKEEEAEKFLEKAKTTEFKVLNVETKPGTRSASAPFTTSTLQQEASSRLGYNVTNTMRLAQRLYEEGYITYMRTDSVNLSQEAIEGSKKQIISEYGAEYSAPRNYTTKSASAQEAHEAIRPTDFAVKSIGDAQLNKLYQLVYRRTLASQMANAKIEKTVIEIGNPGLPQHFEAQGEVIIFDGFLKAYGIVKTEDDDEENNEKLLPKVKVGEVLNYKSITATEKFTRPSARYTEAGLVRKLEELGIGRPSTYAPTIQTIQNREYVDKREIEPQTREVVKMSLVKDKIKKAVLDEKFGGDKNKFVPTDIGEVVNDFLIDHFKEILDYGFTARVEESFDEIANGDQKWKEMMTDFYSKFHPRIADVEENADRANGDRLLGTDPKTGKNVHARIGRFGAMIQIGETEDEEKPTFASLMSGQNIATISLEEALELFKLPFDLKDYEGQTVSVGVGRFGPYVKWGETYISIPKGEDPLSVNQNRAEEIIGEKKKADAPIATYKGEPVTKGTGRFGPFIKYQSIFVNVPKRYNFDNLSQSDINELIDAKLEKEANRYIQQWEKEKISIENGRWGPFVKFGKAMFKIPKKNDETKYEAEELKEVSLEEVKKWITAQDKNAFAEKKKPAAKKKAATTKKK from the coding sequence ATGTCGAAAAATTTAGTAATCGTAGAGTCCCCGGCCAAAGCAAAAACTATTCAGAAATATTTAGGAAAGGATTTTGAAGTGAAATCCAGTTTCGGACACATCCGGGATTTGCCTAAAAAAGGAATGGGTATTGACCTCGAGACATTCAGTCCTGATTACGAAGTTTCTGCTGACAAAAAGAAATTGGTGACAGAATTAAAATCTGCTGTAAAGAAAGCTGAAATCGTTTGGCTGGCTTCCGATGAAGACCGCGAAGGGGAAGCTATTGCGTGGCATTTGGCAGATGAATTAAAACTAAAGCCTGAAAATAGGAAACGAATAGTTTTCCATGAAATTACTAAAAATGCTATTCTAAAAGCAATTGATAATCCGAGAGATATTGATCAGAATTTAGTAAATGCACAACAAGCAAGAAGAGTTTTAGATAGAATCGTAGGTTTTGAAATGTCTCCGGTTCTATGGAAAAAAGTAAAACCGGGATTGTCAGCTGGAAGAGTTCAGTCCGTTGCGGTAAGATTAGTTGTGGAAAGAGAAAAGGAAATACGTGCATTTGTTCCTAAGGCAAGTTTTAAGCTGGATGGGATATTTCTAAACAGTACTGAGCAGGAAATTTCAGCAAAACTTAAAAAAGATTTTGACAAAGAAGAGGAAGCTGAAAAATTCCTTGAAAAGGCAAAGACTACAGAGTTTAAAGTGCTGAATGTTGAAACGAAACCAGGAACACGTTCTGCATCTGCTCCTTTTACAACTTCTACCTTGCAGCAGGAAGCTTCTTCACGGTTAGGTTATAATGTAACCAATACCATGCGTCTTGCACAAAGGCTATACGAAGAGGGATATATTACCTATATGAGAACAGACTCAGTGAATCTTTCTCAGGAAGCGATCGAAGGATCAAAAAAACAGATTATTTCAGAATATGGAGCAGAATATTCCGCTCCGAGAAACTATACAACAAAATCGGCATCTGCACAGGAAGCTCACGAAGCAATTCGTCCTACGGATTTTGCAGTAAAAAGTATTGGAGATGCTCAATTAAACAAATTGTATCAGCTCGTATACAGAAGAACATTGGCTTCTCAAATGGCGAATGCTAAAATAGAGAAAACGGTTATTGAAATAGGAAATCCTGGATTGCCTCAACATTTTGAAGCGCAGGGTGAGGTAATTATTTTCGATGGATTCTTAAAAGCATATGGAATTGTAAAGACAGAAGATGACGATGAAGAGAATAATGAAAAATTACTTCCAAAAGTAAAAGTTGGAGAAGTTTTAAACTATAAATCAATTACTGCTACTGAAAAGTTCACCAGACCTAGTGCAAGATATACAGAAGCCGGATTGGTAAGAAAGCTTGAAGAATTAGGAATTGGACGTCCTTCTACATATGCTCCGACAATTCAGACAATTCAGAATCGTGAATATGTTGATAAACGTGAGATCGAACCGCAAACTCGTGAAGTAGTGAAAATGTCTTTAGTAAAAGATAAGATCAAAAAAGCAGTACTGGATGAAAAATTCGGGGGAGATAAAAACAAATTTGTTCCTACGGATATTGGAGAAGTTGTAAACGATTTCCTGATAGATCATTTTAAAGAAATTCTAGATTACGGATTTACGGCAAGAGTTGAGGAAAGTTTTGATGAAATTGCCAATGGAGATCAAAAATGGAAAGAAATGATGACCGATTTCTATTCAAAATTCCATCCGAGAATTGCAGATGTTGAAGAGAATGCAGACCGTGCCAACGGTGACAGATTATTAGGGACTGATCCTAAGACAGGTAAAAATGTACATGCAAGGATCGGAAGATTTGGGGCAATGATCCAAATTGGTGAAACAGAGGATGAGGAGAAACCTACTTTCGCATCATTGATGAGTGGACAGAATATTGCTACCATTAGTCTTGAAGAAGCATTAGAGTTATTTAAACTGCCTTTTGATCTGAAAGATTATGAAGGTCAGACTGTTTCAGTGGGTGTTGGTAGATTTGGACCTTATGTAAAATGGGGCGAAACGTATATCAGTATTCCTAAAGGGGAAGACCCTCTTTCTGTAAATCAAAACCGGGCAGAGGAAATTATCGGAGAGAAGAAAAAAGCTGATGCACCTATTGCTACTTATAAAGGAGAACCGGTAACAAAAGGAACCGGAAGATTTGGTCCGTTTATTAAATACCAGAGCATCTTTGTAAATGTTCCTAAAAGATATAATTTTGATAACCTATCACAAAGTGACATCAATGAATTGATTGATGCTAAGTTGGAGAAGGAAGCGAACAGATATATTCAGCAATGGGAGAAAGAAAAGATTTCCATTGAAAATGGAAGATGGGGTCCATTTGTTAAATTTGGAAAAGCAATGTTTAAAATTCCAAAGAAAAATGATGAGACAAAATATGAGGCTGAAGAATTAAAAGAAGTCTCATTGGAAGAGGTTAAAAAATGGATTACTGCGCAGGATAAGAATGCTTTTGCAGAGAAAAAGAAGCCAGCTGCTAAGAAAAAAGCGGCTACTACAAAAAAGAAATAG